Part of the uncultured Anaeromusa sp. genome is shown below.
CCTATGCTGTTGCTGATCGGAGTTTGGTTCTTCATCATGCAGCAGACCCAAGGAGGCGGCAACCGGGTGATGTCGTTCGGCAAAAGCCGGGCGAAGCTGCATGGCGATGAAAAAATCAAAGTAACCTTTAAGGATGTAGCCGGCGCCGATGAGGCCAAGCAGGAACTCGAAGAGGTCGTGGAATTTCTCAAGCATCCGAAAAAATTCAATGACTTAGGCGCTCGGATTCCTAAAGGCGTATTGCTTTTTGGACCTCCTGGCACTGGTAAAACGCTGTTGGCGCGGGCGGTAGCCGGCGAAGCAGGCGTACCGTTCTTTAGCATCAGCGGCTCCGACTTTGTGGAAATGTTTGTCGGTGTGGGTGCGTCCCGAGTGCGGGACCTTTTTGAACAAGCTAAGAAAAATGCGCCTTGCATTGTCTTTATTGACGAAATTGACGCCGTAGGTCGTCAGCGCGGCGCCGGTTTGGGCGGGGGCCATGACGAACGGGAGCAAACCCTGAACCAATTGCTGGTAGAGATGGACGGCTTTGGCGTCAACGAAGGCATTATCATTATTGCCGCTACCAACCGTCCGGACATTCTGGACCCAGCGCTGTTGCGCCCGGGTCGTTTTGACCGGCAGATTGTCGTAGACCGTCCAGACGTCCGCGGCCGAGAAGAAATTCTTAAAGTTCACGTTAAGGGCAAGCCTTTGGCCAAGGAAGTGGATCTGGATGTTCTGGCTCGCCGGACGCCGGGCTTTACCGGAGCGGATTTGAGCAACCTAGTGAATGAAGCGGCGCTCTTAGCGGCGCGGCGCAATAAGAAACGCGTGGAAATGGGAGAAATGGAAGAAGCAGTAGAGCGTGTCGTGGCTGGGCCGGAGCGCAAGAGCCGGGTCATTAGCGACAAGGAAAAACGCCTCACCGCTTACCATGAAGCAGGCCATGCGTTGGTGGGCATGCTGTTGGATCATACAGATCCGGTGCACAAGGTTTCGATTATCCCGCGGGGACGCGCCGGCGGCTATACGCTAATGCTGCCCAAGGAAGACCGTTACTATGCCACTCGTTCGGAACTATTGGCGCAGTTGAAAGTCTTCTTAGGCGGTCGTGTGGCTGAAGCTGTGGTGTTGAATGAAATTAGCACTGGAGCGCAAAACGATATCGAACGGGCTACTGAGCTGGTTCGCAAGATGATTTGCGAATACGGCATGAGTGAAACCATGGGCCCCATTGCTTTTGGTAAAAAGCAGGAGCAAGTGTTCCTGGGCCGCGATATTTCCCGGGACCGCAACTATAGCGAGGAAGTAGCTCATTCCATCGATAAAGAAGTCCGTAAGATGGTGGAAGAAGCGTATAACGGCGTAGAAAGCATTTTGCGCGAAAATATCGAACAGCTGCATGTCATTGCTGCTGCGCTGATCGAAAAAGAAACGCTGGAAGCGGAAGAATTGCTGCGCTTGGTGCAAATGGAAGACACTACAGCACCAGCAGAAGCAAGCGAAGCGCCGGCAGAAGAAGCTGCGGCGGAAATTGTCGAAGAAACACCTGTAGAAGAGGCTCCTGTAACGGAAGAGCCGAAACGAGAAACTCAGCCTAACGCCGTGTATTAACAGGCAGTAAGGCGATATAAAAAGCAGCGGCACAGCCTTGAATTAGGTTGTGCCACTGCTTTTTTTGATGAAAAACTTAAGTTTTAGCAACCTTGTATTTGAGACAAGATTTGCGCGCGACTCGAAAAAGCTGCCTAAGTCGGCAGTTTCTTAACTCGCTGCGCTCAAACAGGCGAAACTGTCATCCGCCTTAGTCCGCTTTTTCGTCCTGCGGACCGTCTTGCTCCAATAAAAGTCTCAAATACAATGGTCGCCGCCGCCTTGTTCGTTCCCTCCCTTTACTCACTCTACTCCTGTTTAAATACTTGTTGTTAACGTTTGTTTTTTTGTTTCTCAGGTTGCGTGGCAGCAGGCGGCTGGGCGGGAGCGGGAACTGGTTTAGGCGGATTTTGCTTGGCCGCGCCTTCGCGGAAGGCCTGCAAGGTCGGTTCGTCTTCGTCCAAAATGTAGATGCGGCCAGGCTGGCCGTTTTGATCGTAATCGATGCCGCTCCACCAGATAGCCACTTTGATATTGGGATATTCCTTTAAATGCGAGAACATGTCGCGAATCCAGGCGGGCTTGTCGCCGCCGACGGAATTGCTGGAGAATTCGCCAATAAGAAAGGGTTTGCCGGGGAAAGCGGTGCTATAGCCTTGGTATAGCGGCTGGTAGATTTCCTGGAAGGTCCGCCATTTTTCTGCAGGGAAATAGGTGCCGTTATTATACCCGGTCATGCCGACAATATCGACGGCGTCATCTCCCGGGTAGTAGACATAGGAGTGATTCCAGCCAAAGTCAGGGCGGGACAAGTCATGGGGATTCCAGACCCAAAGAACATTGTCGGCGCCTTCTTCGGCGTACAAGCGGCGCAGATGGTTCCAAAGGGCGATATACAGGTCGGCGTCTTTGGAAAGATGATAAGCGGAGTACCAGCACCAGTCGCCGTTCATTTCATTGTTGAGTCGCAGCAGCACAGGGTGGTTGAAATATTTCAGCTGCCTGGCATGAAGGCGAAAGTACTCGTCGTGCTGCCCGTCAAGCACTTCGTAGACGAAGCTGGCGTTACTGCTGCCTCCGGTCCAGAGCGCATTCGCTTCATCGCTGGTGCGAATGGTGCTTAAGGTTAATTCTACATAGCGTCCTTCTTCGTAAGCTTGCTGCAGGCCGCGGATGGGGGCGCGTTCTTCCAGCGTTTGATAGCGCAGCAAGAAGGGGAATTTGTGTTTGGTGCTTTCTTCGATAGCGTTTAACGGGCGCAGTACTTCCGGCGCGGAAGGTTCGAAAATGCCCCAAGTCCAGGTGCTGGAGGGGGAAAAGTAACGCTGCCAGAAGGCTTGGAGTTCTTGATGGCTGAAGGTTTTTGCCGTAGAGTTGTCGCGTCGGAAAATACCGGCATTGCCTTCACTGGAAATGCGCTGAAAGCTGCGGCGTACGGCGTCGCCCCAGTCAATGGGCTCGGTGGATTTGATGAGGATGGTGTACACCTCGCTGCCGCCTGTGGCGATTTCGGCGCAGTAGTAGTGGTTGCGGTCTTGCGGCACGGCTTTTAAGGAGCGGCGCTGCCACTGCAGAATATGTACGAGACGGCCAGCGGCGTCGGTGGTGTAGCTGTCCTGGAGTAGTTCGTGGTCTTTGGTGTTTTGCAAAAAGCGGTTACCGTATTCCATGTACTCGCTGATCGTGCTGCCGGTATGGCGTAAGTCATCCCGGTAAATTTCAATTTTATGAGCCGGAGTCTGAAAAACGGTGCGTACCGCGGAAAGGCTGATATCAAGATTCATGCCAGCGGGAACAGCTACAGCATAGCCGTTGGCGTAATCTTGGTAACGCTGCCAGCCGTCACTGGCGTCCCCCAGCGTTTTGTAGTCGTCCGTTGCTTGGCGGCTTGCCGGATCAGCCGCATAGCCATTGATAAAATGCAGGGTTTCCGCTGCCGCGTTTTGCGGTCCGAGAAAGGCGCTGCAAAGCAGCAATACAACCCAAAGATAGTGGCGCATGAAAAAACTCCCTTCATACTATAAAGTGATCTCCTCTAGTGTAGCGGGAAATAAAGACAGGCGCAATGAGTCTTTACGGAAGCGCCGGAGGCATGTATACTTTTAAACAGAAAGAAATGAGCGGGTTGCTCCCTAGAGGCAGGAGGAAAAAACAATGAGTGAAGTAGTATTGCATTATACCCGGGCTGGCAAGGTGGAAAGCCTGCATCGCGCGGATATTGCCTTTGTGAACCTAAAGGGTGAAATTGTAGATGCTGTAGGCGACGCTAAACGGCCCATGTTTTGGCGGTCCGCTGCTAAACCCTTTCAGGTGCTGCCCTTTGTCCGGGACGGCGGGGTAGAGCATTTTGGCTTGACCCAAGAAGAATTGGCTTTTTTGGTGTCCTCTCACAGCGGCGAAAAAGAACATGTAGCCTTGGCGCAAAGCGTTCTGGCTAAGGTGGGCTTGACGCCGGAAGCTTTGGCTTGCGGCGCGGCTAAGCCCATGAGCGGCAAGGCGGCCACGGCGGTACTGCTGGCTGGTGAAAAATTTCAAGCCGTCCATAACGCGTGTTCCGGCAAGCACAGCGGCATGCTTGCTTTAGCTATGCTGCGGGGATTGTCCATCGACGGTTATACATTAGCCGAGCATGCGGTGCAGCAGGTGATGCACCAGGAGGTAGCAGCGGCAGTAGGGTTGAAGCAGGACGAGGTGGAGCTAGGGATTGATGGTTGTGGCGTGCCGGTGTTTTGGCTGCCGCTAGATCGCATGGCTTACGGCTATGCTCGTTTGGCTAAACCGGAGGGAGCTGGCTGGAGCGCGGATGAAGCGTCCATTACAGCTGTGCGCAATGCAATGGTAGCGTATCCTCATGCAGTGGCAGGAACCGGTCGTATTGATACGGTGCTTATGGAATTGACGAAAGGCCGTCTTGTGGCCAAAATTGGCTCGGAAGCCGTTTATTGCTTGGCGGATACAAAAAGCGGCTTGGGGATTACTTTCAAAGTAGAGGACGGCTCTTATCGCAGCATCAACCCCATGGTCATCGGCGTACTGAAGAGGGCAGGCCTTTTGACCAAGGAAGAAGAGGCCGCGTTGTGGGCTAAATATCCGCCGGTGCTTAAAAACCACCGAGGCGATATCATCGGGACCATAGAGGTTCTTTTCTAATCCAGACAAAAATGATAAGAAAACTGCGGATAAGCGGTTGACAGCGTGTCGGTAGTCGTGATAGTATTGATTTCAACAACTCCATATAACTTCTTTTCATCATGAGTTGGCTGAGGGACTGGCCCTATGACGCCGCGGCAACCACATTTTCGTTTTAGAGCGGAAATGAACGGTGCCAATTCCTGCAGGGGGAAATCCTGGCAGATGAAGAGAGAGACGGCAACTTTATGAAACCGGGATCTCTTCGCTGCGCGAAGAGATCTTTTTTTTGTTCCATGCCGCCGTAACCCTCTGCGTACCCTCTGTTACTCCTTTACTCTGTGTTCGTTCCCTATTAAGGACTTTTCTTATTTAACTAGCTGAAAACAACTGAAGGAGACGATTATTACAATGAGAAATTTTGCATCTTTGAAAGCCAAACAATTTACGGAATCCGTCATCCGGGAGATGTCCCGCGTGGCGGCGGCGCATGGCGCGATTAACCTAGCCCAAGGGTTTCCTGATTTTCCGGCGCCTCAAGAATTGAAGGAAGCGGCGCAGCGGGCCATTTTTGCCGATCACAATCAGTACGCCATTACCTGGGGTTCTAAGCCGCTGCGGGACGCCATCGTCTGGAAAACGCAGCGAGACTATGGCGTAACTTGGGATCCGGAGACGCAATTGACCGTTGTCTGCGGCTCCACCGAAGGCATGATTGCCACCTTGCTGGCTACGATCAATCCAGGGGAAGAGGTTATTGTTTTTGAACCGTTCTATGAAAATTATGGCGCTGATGTGGTTTTGTGCGGAGCCACTCCCCGCTATGTGACGTTGAAGGCGCCTGATTTTTCCTTCGACTTTGAAGAATTGGCGGCTACCTTTAATGAAAAGACGCGCGCTATTATCATTAATACTCCCAATAATCCTACAGGTAAAGTGTTCAATAAGAAAGAGCTGGAGTTTATTGCTGAATTGTGTCAGCGCTATGACGCCTTGGCGATCACCGATGAAATTTACGAGCACATTTTGTATGACGACGCGAAGCATGAACCGATTTGGACCTTGCCGGGCATGGAGGAGCGGACCGTTGTCATTAACAGCGTTTCCAAAACCTACAGTGTTACTGGCTGGCGTATCGGCTTTGTAGCGGCGTCTGCGGAGCTGACAGCCTCGATTCGCAAGGTTCACGATTTTCTAACCGTAGGTGCTGCGGCGCCGCTGCAAATGGCAGTAGCCGAAGCGGTGCGCTTTGAGCCTCAATATTATGAAGAATTGGCGTCTTTTTATCGGGAGCGCCGCGATTATTTGCTAAAGGTGCTGCAGGAGGTCGGTTTGGGTTGTGTGCGGCCCCAGGGGGCGTACTATATTATGGCGGATATCCGGCCGATGGGCTGGGATGATGATGTAGCCTGCGCCTTCCATTTGGCGGAAAAAATCGGCGTAGCTGTAGTGCCTGGTTCCAGTTTCTATCGTCCGGAGCAGCCGGACAGCCATACCTTCATTCGCTTCTGCTTCTGCAAAAAAATGGAGACCTTAGAAGCAGCGGCGGAGCGCTTGCGTCAGTGGCGCAAAAAATAGCAGTCAACGAATTTTAGGGTGTCATCTTCCTGAACCATACCCAGGGCCCGGGCGTGAGAGGGGAATGAAACGGCCGGAAGTTCGCTGCCGATAGAGGACAAAATCATGCGTGAACAGAGAGGAAGATCACAATGAATAAAAAATGGTTAAAGTGGACTAGTGCAGCTCTGGGTGTTGTTTTGGCAGGAACTCTACTAGCAGGATGCGGCGGCGCTTCTAAGCCGGCCGCAGATGCTAATAAGCCCTTGCGGGTAGGGGTAACCGCAGGCCCCCATGCGGAAATCATGGAAGAAGTTAAAAAGGTAGCGGCTAAAGATGGCTTGAACATCCAGATTGTGGAGTTCAACGATTATATTCAGCCGAATATTGCCTTGAATCAAGGGGAATTGGAAGCGAACAGCTATCAGCATCAGCCGTTTTTAGACAATCAGATTCAAGAAAGAAAATATGCCTTGACCAGCGTGGCTAAAACCGTAATTTTCCCGATGGCTGCGTATTCTAAGAAAGTGAAATCCGCCGCGGAATTGAAAGACGGCGCGATTGTAGCTATTCCCAATGATCCTACCAATGCGGGCCGAGCGCTGCTGCTTTTGGAAAAGCAGGGGCTGTTGAAGTTGAAAGAGGGCGCTGGCCTGAAAGCGACGGTAGCGGATGTTGTGGGGAATCCTAAGAACATTCAGCTGCGAGAACTGGAGGCCGCTCAGGTGCCTCGCTCCATGGAAGATGTGGATTTGGCGGTTATCAACACCAACTATGCCTTGGTAGCAGGCTTAGTTCCCACTAAGGATTCGCTGTTCATCGAAGACGGAAATTCTCCCTACGCCAACGTGATTGCCGTTCGCACTCAGGACAAAGATAACCCGGCTGTGCAAAAATTGCTCAAAGCCTATCAGTCTGCGGAAGTGAAAAAATTTGTAGCCGAGCATTTTAAGGGTTCAGCTTTGTCTGCTTGGTAAAAACGGCGTAAAGTTCATGCGGTAGTTTAGAGGTAACGGTTTCCTAAAGGGGGTGTACTGAGTGAGTCAGAGATTAAATGAAAAAGAGGCGCGGCTTTTAGAACTGCTGCGGCAGATGGGCAAGGTGGCCGTTGCCTTTTCCGGCGGCGTCGACAGTACTCTTTTAGCGGCGGCGGCGCATAAAGCGCTGGGGACGCAGGCTTTGGCGGCTACGGCGTTTTCACCGTCTTTGCCGGAGTGGGAGCTACATGATGCCAAACGCATTGCCGAAATGATCGGTGTGCGGCACGTGGTGCTGGAAACACAGGAATTTTCGCAGGACGCTTTTGTGGAAAATACGTCTTTGCGTTGTTATCATTGCAAAAAAGAGCGCTTTACAGCGCTTGTGGGCTGGTGCGAAAGTCAAGGTATACCTTGGATTGTGGAAGGCAGCAATTTAGATGATGCCAGCGACTTTCGTCCGGGCATGAAGGCCATTGAAGAGCTGTCGGCTTCGGTAAAAAGCCCGCTTTGGGATGCGGGCTTTACTAAAGCAGATGTGCGAGCGCTTTCAAAGGAATGGGGCCTGCCTACTTGGAATAAACCTAGTGCGGCCTGCCTGGTGTCGCGGCTGGCCTATGGTTTGCCGATTACAGCGGAACGGTTAAAACAAGTAGATCAGGCGGAGCGAGCTATTAAAGAAATAACCGGTCCAGTCAATTTGCGGGTGCGTCATCATGGCGAAACCGCGCGCATTGAAGTGGCGCCGGAATGGTTTGCTAAGCTGGCGGAGCCGGCGGTAGCGGCGAAGCTGACGAAAACGTTGCAGGGCATAGGTTTCGTGTATATAGTGCTCGACTTAGCCGGATATCGCTTGGGCAGTATGAATGAAATGCTGTCATCGGAGCAGACGGAGGGACTGGGCCAATGAGACCGGAAGAAGGGTTGCAGGAGCTGTTGCAGCAAGTGTTGCAACAGCTGAGCTTTGGCAGTGTCATTCTTACGCTTCAGGACGGGCGGGTACTGCAGGTGGAGAAAAGAGAGGTCTTTCGGTTGCCTTATGCGGCGTCTAAATCTGCAGCGGCGGCATCTCCGGACACGGAGCCGGTGGTCAAGCGCATTTTAGCGGCTTTGGGGACCTTGGCGTACGGTCGAATGGAGTTGAAGGTGCAAGGCGGCAAGGTGACTCAAGTGGAAACTACGGCCAAGCTGCGCGGCAGCGATTGGCAAGGCATGGATGGAGACGGCATCTAGGATCGTTATTGCCTAAAAGGAGCTTGACAGGCCGTTGCGAGCATGGTATTCTTTAATCAATTCAGAGTTAAATAGTCGAGTTTGGCTGATCAGAAAGACTGAAGGCCAAGGAGGTTTCGCGGCATTATGCTGAGAGAGTCTTCCTTGGTCTTTTTTGTTGTAGTAACAAGGTGAAAAGAGTCATTTTGAAGGTATGAACAGGAGGAAGAAAAATGAAAATTGCAAAAAGTCTAATTGACCTGATTGGGAACACCCCGCTGTTGGAGCTGACGAATTACGAAAAAAACAACAAACTGCCGGCGAAAATTGTGGCCAAGCTGGAATACTTCAATCCTCTGGGCAGCGTGAAGGATCGAGCTGCTTACGCCATGATTGCGGATGCAGAGTCAAAAGGCCTTGTGGACAAGGATACGGTCATTATCGAACCTACCAGCGGTAATACCGGCGTAGGCCTAGCATTTGTGGCGGCGGCGCGCGGTTATACGCTGATTTTAACGATGCCGGAGACCATGAGTATTGAACGGCGTCTGCTTCTTTCAGCGTTAGGCGCCAAGGTCGTCTTGACTCCCGGTGCGGAAGGCATGAAAGGCGCGATTCGCCGCGCGGAAGAACTGGCCGCCGAACACGGCAAA
Proteins encoded:
- the ftsH gene encoding ATP-dependent zinc metalloprotease FtsH; translation: MNKFFRNVSFYLLIIIIAISIIDYYSSKTTNKQEIIYTQFLRQVDEQKVEKVTIVENTIRGKLKDGTEFTTVTPDDPTLINTLRAKNIEIKAEQPPQPPWWTTIFSSILPMLLLIGVWFFIMQQTQGGGNRVMSFGKSRAKLHGDEKIKVTFKDVAGADEAKQELEEVVEFLKHPKKFNDLGARIPKGVLLFGPPGTGKTLLARAVAGEAGVPFFSISGSDFVEMFVGVGASRVRDLFEQAKKNAPCIVFIDEIDAVGRQRGAGLGGGHDEREQTLNQLLVEMDGFGVNEGIIIIAATNRPDILDPALLRPGRFDRQIVVDRPDVRGREEILKVHVKGKPLAKEVDLDVLARRTPGFTGADLSNLVNEAALLAARRNKKRVEMGEMEEAVERVVAGPERKSRVISDKEKRLTAYHEAGHALVGMLLDHTDPVHKVSIIPRGRAGGYTLMLPKEDRYYATRSELLAQLKVFLGGRVAEAVVLNEISTGAQNDIERATELVRKMICEYGMSETMGPIAFGKKQEQVFLGRDISRDRNYSEEVAHSIDKEVRKMVEEAYNGVESILRENIEQLHVIAAALIEKETLEAEELLRLVQMEDTTAPAEASEAPAEEAAAEIVEETPVEEAPVTEEPKRETQPNAVY
- a CDS encoding glycosyl hydrolase, giving the protein MRHYLWVVLLLCSAFLGPQNAAAETLHFINGYAADPASRQATDDYKTLGDASDGWQRYQDYANGYAVAVPAGMNLDISLSAVRTVFQTPAHKIEIYRDDLRHTGSTISEYMEYGNRFLQNTKDHELLQDSYTTDAAGRLVHILQWQRRSLKAVPQDRNHYYCAEIATGGSEVYTILIKSTEPIDWGDAVRRSFQRISSEGNAGIFRRDNSTAKTFSHQELQAFWQRYFSPSSTWTWGIFEPSAPEVLRPLNAIEESTKHKFPFLLRYQTLEERAPIRGLQQAYEEGRYVELTLSTIRTSDEANALWTGGSSNASFVYEVLDGQHDEYFRLHARQLKYFNHPVLLRLNNEMNGDWCWYSAYHLSKDADLYIALWNHLRRLYAEEGADNVLWVWNPHDLSRPDFGWNHSYVYYPGDDAVDIVGMTGYNNGTYFPAEKWRTFQEIYQPLYQGYSTAFPGKPFLIGEFSSNSVGGDKPAWIRDMFSHLKEYPNIKVAIWWSGIDYDQNGQPGRIYILDEDEPTLQAFREGAAKQNPPKPVPAPAQPPAATQPEKQKNKR
- a CDS encoding asparaginase, whose translation is MSEVVLHYTRAGKVESLHRADIAFVNLKGEIVDAVGDAKRPMFWRSAAKPFQVLPFVRDGGVEHFGLTQEELAFLVSSHSGEKEHVALAQSVLAKVGLTPEALACGAAKPMSGKAATAVLLAGEKFQAVHNACSGKHSGMLALAMLRGLSIDGYTLAEHAVQQVMHQEVAAAVGLKQDEVELGIDGCGVPVFWLPLDRMAYGYARLAKPEGAGWSADEASITAVRNAMVAYPHAVAGTGRIDTVLMELTKGRLVAKIGSEAVYCLADTKSGLGITFKVEDGSYRSINPMVIGVLKRAGLLTKEEEAALWAKYPPVLKNHRGDIIGTIEVLF
- a CDS encoding aminotransferase class I/II-fold pyridoxal phosphate-dependent enzyme — translated: MRNFASLKAKQFTESVIREMSRVAAAHGAINLAQGFPDFPAPQELKEAAQRAIFADHNQYAITWGSKPLRDAIVWKTQRDYGVTWDPETQLTVVCGSTEGMIATLLATINPGEEVIVFEPFYENYGADVVLCGATPRYVTLKAPDFSFDFEELAATFNEKTRAIIINTPNNPTGKVFNKKELEFIAELCQRYDALAITDEIYEHILYDDAKHEPIWTLPGMEERTVVINSVSKTYSVTGWRIGFVAASAELTASIRKVHDFLTVGAAAPLQMAVAEAVRFEPQYYEELASFYRERRDYLLKVLQEVGLGCVRPQGAYYIMADIRPMGWDDDVACAFHLAEKIGVAVVPGSSFYRPEQPDSHTFIRFCFCKKMETLEAAAERLRQWRKK
- a CDS encoding MetQ/NlpA family ABC transporter substrate-binding protein is translated as MNKKWLKWTSAALGVVLAGTLLAGCGGASKPAADANKPLRVGVTAGPHAEIMEEVKKVAAKDGLNIQIVEFNDYIQPNIALNQGELEANSYQHQPFLDNQIQERKYALTSVAKTVIFPMAAYSKKVKSAAELKDGAIVAIPNDPTNAGRALLLLEKQGLLKLKEGAGLKATVADVVGNPKNIQLRELEAAQVPRSMEDVDLAVINTNYALVAGLVPTKDSLFIEDGNSPYANVIAVRTQDKDNPAVQKLLKAYQSAEVKKFVAEHFKGSALSAW
- the larE gene encoding ATP-dependent sacrificial sulfur transferase LarE, with protein sequence MSQRLNEKEARLLELLRQMGKVAVAFSGGVDSTLLAAAAHKALGTQALAATAFSPSLPEWELHDAKRIAEMIGVRHVVLETQEFSQDAFVENTSLRCYHCKKERFTALVGWCESQGIPWIVEGSNLDDASDFRPGMKAIEELSASVKSPLWDAGFTKADVRALSKEWGLPTWNKPSAACLVSRLAYGLPITAERLKQVDQAERAIKEITGPVNLRVRHHGETARIEVAPEWFAKLAEPAVAAKLTKTLQGIGFVYIVLDLAGYRLGSMNEMLSSEQTEGLGQ
- a CDS encoding YezD family protein; amino-acid sequence: MRPEEGLQELLQQVLQQLSFGSVILTLQDGRVLQVEKREVFRLPYAASKSAAAASPDTEPVVKRILAALGTLAYGRMELKVQGGKVTQVETTAKLRGSDWQGMDGDGI